In Rhodopirellula sp. P2, the DNA window CTTCTCGACCGTCGGTGGCGAAAGCGGTTCGGCTGACACGGCCCGTGACCCACGTGGGTTCTCGCTGAAGTTTTACACCGATCAAGGTGTTTGGGATTTGGTCGGCAACAACACGCCGATCTTTTTCATTCGCGATCCGTTGAAGTTCAGTGATTTCATTCGGACTCAAAAACGCGAGCCGCAGAATCACTTGCAGCCTCATTGGCGTCGTTGGGACTTTTGGGGCGAGGTGCCTGAGGCTCTTCATCAGGTGATGTTCCTTTACAGCGATCGTGGAACACCCAAGAGTGCACGCTTCATGAACGGCTACGGCAGCCATACGTTCAGCATGTACAACAAAGACGGTGTCCGGCACTGGGTGAAATTCCATCTGAAGACCGAACAAGGTTCAGAGAACTTCAGTGCGGACGAAGCGATCAAGATGGCGGGCGAAGCACCGGACTACTCGACGCGTGACTTGTTCGAAGCCATTGAAAAGGGCGACTTCCCTCGTTGGCGAATGCACATACAGGTCATGCCCGAGTCTGACGCCGCAGACTACGAATGGCATCCATTCGATTTGACCAAGGTATGGCCGCACGATGACTATCCGTTGATTGAAGTCGGCGTGTTTGAACTCAATCGCAATCCGTCCAACTACTTCCAAGATGTTGAGCAAGCCGCCTTTGAGCCTGGCAACTTGGTCGAGGGCATCGGGATTTCACCTGATCGCATGTTGCAGAATCGTGTGCTGTCTTATCCCGATGCACATCGTTATCGATTGGGTGTGAACTATCACCAGATTCCGGTCAATCAACCGCGTTGTCCGTATGCGACATATCATCGTGACGGGACGATGCGAGTGGACGGAAACGGCGGCGGCACCGTTGATTATGAGCCCAACAAGATGAACGGTCCAAAAGAGACCGGGCGAACGATGGAGCCGCCCATGCCAGTGCACGGCGACGGCGATCGCTACGACGAGTTCGCGTGCGATGACAAGGACTACTACGGTCAGCCACAGATGTTCTGGAACAAGGTGCTGGACGAAGGAGCTCGCGAACGACTTTGCACTGCGATCTCCAATTCGATGGCCGACAGCCCCGAGAATATCCGCGAAAGAATGTTGGCTCAGTTCGGCAAAGTCCATCCGGATTTTGAAGCGGGGGTCCGCAGTCGCTTGGATGCTCCCAAGTCACAACCGATCCCGATCGCATAATCGGCATATCTGTTGCTTTGTACAGCGATGGTCATCCCTCACTCGGGTGGCCGTCGCTTTTTTTGTGCGTCTCACTCGGTCAAACGCTGGGGACTGCGCGATCTGGGTGACCAGTTGTTGCCCCACCTCCCCCCATTTTTGACTCACCGGAGACCAGTATGTTCGGATTTCGTTCTGCCTGCTTGCTCGATAATCAATCACCTGATCAGCACGACACTTCTCATTCCGAAAAAGAACTTGGGAAATCTTGGAAACTGAGAGGACGCAGAACGAAAACACGCCGTGCAACTCTGAATCGATTGATCGGCGAGCGCCTGGAGGAACGTCGTGTTCTAGCGGCCTATGTCGTCGACACTGCTTTAGACGTCGTCGCCGTAGATGGCATGGTCAGTCTGCGAGAGGCGATCCAAGCGTCGAACAGCAATATGGCGATCAATGCGGATACCGCAGCCGGAAGTCCTACCTCGACCGAGATCGACAGCATCAGCTTTGCCGATGGGCTGAGCTCGATTCTTTTGGGCAGCGAACTGGAGGTCACCGAATCGCTTCGTATCTCCTTGGGGGATTCATCCGGCCAAATCGTCAGTGGCGATAATGCATCGCGAATTTTTGCGATCAACGCGTCCGGTGATGGTGCGGTGAACGTCGACCTTTCCGGGTTGACGCTGCAAGACGGAGTGGCGGAATCGGGTGGTGCCCTCTATGTCGCATCGGGGCAATCACTCTCGCTCACCAACGTCACCTTGATGGGGAACACTGCGACTGGTGATGACGCTGACATGGGCGGCGGTGCTTTGGCCAACGATGGCGGAACCGTGACGATTACGGATTCGACGATCACCAACAATGCGGCAAATGGTGCGTCCGGCAGTGGCGGCGGGATCTTAAACCAAGGAATGTTGACCGTTTCCGGCGGCGAAATCAGCAGCAACGTCGCCAACCGCGCCGGTGGTGGGATCGAAGCGACCGCTGGTAGCAGCACAACGCTGACGGATGTTTTGATGGAACTGAACGTTGCCGGTCCGGATGGATCCGCGGCTCCAGGCAACGGTGGTGCCCTGCATCTCTCTGGTGATGGCAACGCGGACATTTCAGGCGGAACGATTCGCGACAACACCGCGGCGAGCGAAGGCGGCGGTCTTTGGAACAACACCGGAACAATGACGGTCGATGGTACGATTCTGACTGGCAACGTGGCGTCGGGTGACGCGGCCGACGACGGTGGCGGAGCGATCTTCAACAACGGTGGAACGCTGACGGTCAGCAACGCAACGATCAGCGGCAACGCGGCGGACGGAACGCTCGGTAGCGGCGGTGGCATTTTCAGCACAGACGGTGCGGTGACGATCAACTTGAGCCAAATCGGTGGTGCAATTCCATCCGAGGGCAACACTGCCAATCGTGCTGGCGGCGGCATCGAAGTGATCGCAGGCACGGTGACGTTGAACTTCGGAACCGATGTTTCGAACAACTTCGCCGGTATCAATGGCGGTGGATTGCACTCGACCGGAGCGGCCAGCGTCACCTCGAACTTGGCGATCTTCGGCAGCAACACGGCGGCCAGCGAAGGGGGTGGTTTGTGGAACTCGTCGACCGGAACCATGTCGATCAACGGCGGGGCGATTTCATCGAATAGTGCCAGCGGCGATGACGCCAGCAACGGTGGCGGCGGTCTATTCAATGACGGTGGCACGCTGAACGTGATCGACGCTGTGATCGGATTCAATGTCGCCGATGGTGCCAGCGGCAGCGGTGGGGGAATCCTCAATCAAGGCACGCTAACCGTCTCGGGTGGCGAGATCAGTGGCAACACTGCCAATCGAGCCGGTGGAGCGATTGAAGTGACCGCTGGATCCACGACCACGTTGACCGATGTGTCAATGGATCAAAATATTGCCGGGCCAAATGGTTCGGCGTCGCCGGGTAATGGGGGAGCGTTGCACATCTCCGGTGATGGTGTCGTGACGATCACCGGCGGGATGGTCTCGAACAACATCGCCGCTAGTGAAGGAGGTGGACTTTGGAATAGCGTGTCCGGTAGTTTGACTGTTGACGGGACTTTGGTGAGCGAGAACTCCGCACCGATCGGGGGCGGTATTTTCAATGACAGCGATGTCGACGTGACATCGCAAACGTTCCAAACTTCACTGAGTGCACTGAATGATTCTGGCGTGAGCGGAACCGCGACGGTCACTGTGGATACCAGCGATCCCGACAATCCGTCGATCACGGTTAACATCAATGCATCTGGTTTGGTTCCTAACCAACCTCACATTCAACACATCCACGGTCGGTTTGCTTCGGATCTGGATTCAACCGAAACCATCCCAGGTCCGTTTCTCGGCGAAGGAGGAGTCGCGATTGATTCGCGAACTCCAGACGTGGGAGATGACTCCAACGGAGATGGGTTCATCACGGTGGGTGAAGGAATCGCGGGGTATGGCAACGTGCTGCTAAATCTATCCAGTCCGCGTGCACCAGTTCCCTTGGAAGGCAACTCGCCCCTGGATGATTTCAATATTGCTGACTTCCCAACGACGGCCGATGGAACGATCGACTTCAGCGAGACTTACACGTTTGATCTGAGTGACTCTGATCAAGCTCGTCAGTTCAACAACCTGCTTCCGATGTCATTGCGAGAGATTGTGCTGCATGGAGTGAACACAGACGTTGATGTTGATGGGGACGGTTCACCCGATGGTTATCGAGTCACCGGGCCCGCCGCTTCGGGGACGTTGCAAGCCGTTGGCGGAACGCTGATCATCATGAATGCACAGATCACCGGCAACGTGGCATCAGGCAATGGTGGCGGGATTGCCAACGAAGGCGGACAGGTTTCAATCACGGACTCGAGCATTTCTGGCAATGTCAGTGGCGGCGACGAACCGGGTGAAGGTGGCGGAGGTGTCTTCAATGATGGAGGTGTCGTCACAATCACCGACAGCGATGTGATCGAGAACACCGCGATTGCGGGACTCGGGAACGGCGGCGGGATCCTGAATGCGAACGGCGGAACGTTGGTGGTTCGTGGTGGAACCATTTCCAACAACGACGCGTCTCGTGCCGGTGGTGGTGTCGAGAACGCTGGCAACGCAACGTTCTTTGCAACTGAATTCGACGGCAACACCACCGGTATCAACGGCGGTGCACTGCATACCTCCGGACCGTGGACAGCGAATTTCATTGACTCCACGATCACCGGCAACTCCGCCGGTGCAGAAGGCGGAGGCGTTTGGAACAGTGCGTCGGGAACGATGGCTTTGGTCGGAACCAACGTCGAAGGCAACTCGGCCAGCGGTGCCGATGCAGATCAGGGCGGTGGCGGTATCTTCAATGATGGCGGAACCGTATCAATCAATTCATCCACTGTGAACAACAACACGGCCGACGGATCTGCCGGAAGCGGTGGCGGCATTCTGAACCTCGGTGCGATGACGATCACCGGTTCAACGATCAGCGGCAACATGGCAAACCGCGCCGGTGGTGGGATCGAAGCCACCGATGCATCCTCCACTTCGTTGACCGATGTCAATCTGGATGGGAACAACGTCGGTATCAGTCCCGCGGTGGCGGCGCCCGGCAACGGAGGTGGTTTGCACGTCACCGGTTCCGGAACGGTGACGATCAGTGGCGGCACCGTGAACGACAACGTTGCGGCTTCCGAAGGTGGCGGTTTGTGGAGCGGAACCGGTGTGATGACCGTGACTGGGACCACGATCAGCGGCAACACGGCATCCGGCGATGATGTCGATAACGGCGGTGGCGGACTGTTCAATGTTGGTGGAACGCTGAGTGTCATTGACGCAACTGTCACAGGAAACGTTGCAAACGGTTCGTCCGGTAGCGGCGGTGGCATCCTGAACCAAGGAACGCTGACGGTTTCGGGCGGTGAGATCAGCGACAACACGGCAAACCGTGCTGGTGGCGGGATTGAAGCCACCGCTGGTAGCAGCACAACGCTGACGGATGTGTTGATGGAACTCAACGTTGCCGGACCTGATGGATCAGCCGCGCCGGGCAACGGTGGTGCCCTGCACATCTCTGGCGATGGCAACGCGGATATCTCGGGCGGAACGATTCGCGACAACACGGCGGCCCGTGAGGGCGGCGGTCTTTGGAACAACACCGGAACGATGACGGTCGATGGAACGATTCTGACCGGCAACGTGGCCTCTGGTGAGGCGGCGGATGACGGTGGTGGAGCGATCTTCAACAACGGTGGAACACTGACGGTCAGCAATGCGACGATCAGTGGCAACGCGGCGGACGGTGCACTCGGAAGCGGCGGTGCGATCTTCAGCACTGACGGTGCGGTGACGATTAGCTTGAGCCAAATCGGTGGTGCGATTCCATCCGAAGGCAACACGGCCAATCGTGCTGGCGGCGGCATCGAAGTGATCGATGGGACGGTGACTTTGAACTTTGGAACGGATGTTTCGAATAACTTCGCCGGCATCAACGGTGGCGGGTTGCATTCGACCGGAGCAGCCGACGTCACATCGAACTTGGCCATTTTCGGTAGCAACGCGGCGGCCAGCGAAGGGGGAGGGTTGTGGAATTCATCGACCGGAACGATGACGATCAACGGTGGGGCGATTACATCGAACGTCGCCAGTGGCGATGACGCCAGCAACGGCGGTGGCGGTTTGTTCAACGACGGCGGCACGCTGAACGTGATCGATGCAGTGATTGGGTTCAACATCGCCGACGGTTCCAACGGGAGCGGCGGTGGGATTTTGAATGATGGCGGAACGTTGACGGTGAGTGGAAACACGACCATTTCCAACAACACCGCCAATCGTGCTGGCGGCGGCATCGAAGCAACCTCAGGCACGCTGAACACGATCAGCGGGGCCACGATCGCATCGAACAACGCCGGTGTTTCGCCGGCGACGGCGGCACCTGGAAACGGTGGTGGTTTTCACGTCACCGGAAATGGTTCGGTGGAGATCACTGGCGGAACGGTCAACGGGAACATCGCTGCCTCCGAAGGTGGCGGACTTTGGAATGGGACCGGAACGATGACAGTCGACGGGACGGTCATCGACGGGAATGTCGCGTCGGGCGATGACGCGGACAATGGAGGGGGAGGCATCTTCAATGTCGGTGGAACGCTCGTGATCAGCGACGCGACCATTCAAAACAACGTTGCCAATGGTGTGTCTGGAAGTGGTGGCGGCATTTTCAACGCTGGGACTGCAACGATCGACAACACAACAATCTCAGACAACACTGCCAATCGTGCTGGCGGTGGGTTGGAAGCCATTGGCGGATCGACTACATCGTTCACCGGTGGATCGCTTACAGACAACGTGGCTGGCCCAAGCGGTTCCGCGGCACCCGGTAACGGAGGCGCGGTTCACATCTCAAACGATGGTTCCGTTGAGCTGACGGAAGTTGTCGTTGATGGAAACACGGCCGCCAGTGAAGGCGGTGGTCTGTGGAACAGCTCGAAGGGAACTCTGGTCGTCACACGTTCGACGATTTCCAACAACATCACAATCGACGGCGGCGGCATCTTTGCTGACGGAGATGCCGGTGTGGTCACCGTTGTCAATTCAACCATCGCGGCAAACTCGGCGTCGAATGATGGTGGCGGTGTTTTGAGCGAAGGTGGAAACGTTTCGTTGACGAGTGTCACTGTCGCTGACAACACAGCTTCACAGGGGGGGGGCATTTCGGTTGAGGCGGGCACGTTATCGTTAATCAATTCGATTGTTTCGCGGAACAACGCCTCAACCAATTCGAACCTATCGGGGGCAATTACCGATAGCGGAAACAATCTTGTCGATGTCGACGCAGGTCTAGGAACACTGGGCGAGTTTGGTGGTCCAACACCAACAATTCCTTTGCTCACCGGAAGT includes these proteins:
- a CDS encoding catalase, which produces MSEESKCPFQTQQFGRAVDDNQHSQTAGPRGPVLMQDVHLVEKMAHFNRERIPERVVHAKGYGAFGTFTVTNDITKYCMADLFSEVGKKTETFARFSTVGGESGSADTARDPRGFSLKFYTDQGVWDLVGNNTPIFFIRDPLKFSDFIRTQKREPQNHLQPHWRRWDFWGEVPEALHQVMFLYSDRGTPKSARFMNGYGSHTFSMYNKDGVRHWVKFHLKTEQGSENFSADEAIKMAGEAPDYSTRDLFEAIEKGDFPRWRMHIQVMPESDAADYEWHPFDLTKVWPHDDYPLIEVGVFELNRNPSNYFQDVEQAAFEPGNLVEGIGISPDRMLQNRVLSYPDAHRYRLGVNYHQIPVNQPRCPYATYHRDGTMRVDGNGGGTVDYEPNKMNGPKETGRTMEPPMPVHGDGDRYDEFACDDKDYYGQPQMFWNKVLDEGARERLCTAISNSMADSPENIRERMLAQFGKVHPDFEAGVRSRLDAPKSQPIPIA
- a CDS encoding choice-of-anchor Q domain-containing protein; protein product: MVSLREAIQASNSNMAINADTAAGSPTSTEIDSISFADGLSSILLGSELEVTESLRISLGDSSGQIVSGDNASRIFAINASGDGAVNVDLSGLTLQDGVAESGGALYVASGQSLSLTNVTLMGNTATGDDADMGGGALANDGGTVTITDSTITNNAANGASGSGGGILNQGMLTVSGGEISSNVANRAGGGIEATAGSSTTLTDVLMELNVAGPDGSAAPGNGGALHLSGDGNADISGGTIRDNTAASEGGGLWNNTGTMTVDGTILTGNVASGDAADDGGGAIFNNGGTLTVSNATISGNAADGTLGSGGGIFSTDGAVTINLSQIGGAIPSEGNTANRAGGGIEVIAGTVTLNFGTDVSNNFAGINGGGLHSTGAASVTSNLAIFGSNTAASEGGGLWNSSTGTMSINGGAISSNSASGDDASNGGGGLFNDGGTLNVIDAVIGFNVADGASGSGGGILNQGTLTVSGGEISGNTANRAGGAIEVTAGSTTTLTDVSMDQNIAGPNGSASPGNGGALHISGDGVVTITGGMVSNNIAASEGGGLWNSVSGSLTVDGTLVSENSAPIGGGIFNDSDVDVTSQTFQTSLSALNDSGVSGTATVTVDTSDPDNPSITVNINASGLVPNQPHIQHIHGRFASDLDSTETIPGPFLGEGGVAIDSRTPDVGDDSNGDGFITVGEGIAGYGNVLLNLSSPRAPVPLEGNSPLDDFNIADFPTTADGTIDFSETYTFDLSDSDQARQFNNLLPMSLREIVLHGVNTDVDVDGDGSPDGYRVTGPAASGTLQAVGGTLIIMNAQITGNVASGNGGGIANEGGQVSITDSSISGNVSGGDEPGEGGGGVFNDGGVVTITDSDVIENTAIAGLGNGGGILNANGGTLVVRGGTISNNDASRAGGGVENAGNATFFATEFDGNTTGINGGALHTSGPWTANFIDSTITGNSAGAEGGGVWNSASGTMALVGTNVEGNSASGADADQGGGGIFNDGGTVSINSSTVNNNTADGSAGSGGGILNLGAMTITGSTISGNMANRAGGGIEATDASSTSLTDVNLDGNNVGISPAVAAPGNGGGLHVTGSGTVTISGGTVNDNVAASEGGGLWSGTGVMTVTGTTISGNTASGDDVDNGGGGLFNVGGTLSVIDATVTGNVANGSSGSGGGILNQGTLTVSGGEISDNTANRAGGGIEATAGSSTTLTDVLMELNVAGPDGSAAPGNGGALHISGDGNADISGGTIRDNTAAREGGGLWNNTGTMTVDGTILTGNVASGEAADDGGGAIFNNGGTLTVSNATISGNAADGALGSGGAIFSTDGAVTISLSQIGGAIPSEGNTANRAGGGIEVIDGTVTLNFGTDVSNNFAGINGGGLHSTGAADVTSNLAIFGSNAAASEGGGLWNSSTGTMTINGGAITSNVASGDDASNGGGGLFNDGGTLNVIDAVIGFNIADGSNGSGGGILNDGGTLTVSGNTTISNNTANRAGGGIEATSGTLNTISGATIASNNAGVSPATAAPGNGGGFHVTGNGSVEITGGTVNGNIAASEGGGLWNGTGTMTVDGTVIDGNVASGDDADNGGGGIFNVGGTLVISDATIQNNVANGVSGSGGGIFNAGTATIDNTTISDNTANRAGGGLEAIGGSTTSFTGGSLTDNVAGPSGSAAPGNGGAVHISNDGSVELTEVVVDGNTAASEGGGLWNSSKGTLVVTRSTISNNITIDGGGIFADGDAGVVTVVNSTIAANSASNDGGGVLSEGGNVSLTSVTVADNTASQGGGISVEAGTLSLINSIVSRNNASTNSNLSGAITDSGNNLVDVDAGLGTLGEFGGPTPTIPLLTGSAALDAGVLAGVTTDQRGVSRPQGPGVDIGAFESDLAAPVAASLSIAADNTQRVEGDSETTAFTFTVTRSENTIGTVTVDYSVVGSGDNPADASDFGGTLPTGTVTFADGESTATITVNVSGDTQVEPNETFSVVLSNASDDTLISQADAAGIILNDDINERETRILIPTFVARPHLIPGDGIPTAIIFQALTDTTVTVTPISVTSLSETVRIVDADTLTVSTYRNGVATANLQAGELYAVIFEPLSSDRIFSIRSSAGSDTLTNRAATNILQPTDTSADGETTALDALMVVNELNHLNDAGGEPLLGSFVDVNRDASVTALDALLVINHLNRMELSTNTASGEFIAPQVPFVNSERNELLSDEVDEFFDSGEVIGFEEPGSTIALSFDGSASTASATAVGVDEAMAEFNDEEDSSSMTTEIELLDAV